One stretch of Cottoperca gobio chromosome 18, fCotGob3.1, whole genome shotgun sequence DNA includes these proteins:
- the serpine1 gene encoding plasminogen activator inhibitor 1, which yields MLCVYISLLLTLSRVGLGSLQDKQTDFGLKVFSQLAHDSPDKNVALSPYGVASVLAMAQLGAAGSTRRALTAAMGFSLQERGVSRQQRLLHRDLSSEEGVDTASGVMVERKMSLEKGYRRALAKAFQTHPNQVDFTKPDQAVSIINSWVSDHTGGAIPEFLASGSLSDETRLVLLNALHFQGLWKVPFDPKMTQERMFHCANGSSVPLHMMRLTNRFHYGEFVTAEGVDYDVIEVPYEGDSLSMFLVSPFEPEVPLSTLSGDLNSQRIKQWRTEMRNVKRQLAMPRFTLNSEVDLKASLLKMGLGDMFNLATADFTRITTDERLCVSKVLQRVKIEVNEQGTKGAAATAAVMFSRMAVEEITLDRPFLFLIQHKQTGAVLFMGQFNQPQQH from the exons ATGCTTTGCGTGTATATTTCCCTGTTGCTGACTCTGAGCAGAGTCGGGCTCGGCTCTCTGCAGGATAAACAGACTGACTTTGGCCTGAAGGTCTTCTCCCAGCTGGCCCACGACTCTCCGGACAAGAATGTGGCGCTGTCACCGTACGGCGTGGCATCTGTCCTGGCCATGGCTCAGCTCGGTGCTGCTGGAAGCACCCGTAGGGCCCTAACTGCTGCTATGGGCTTTTCTCTGCAAG AGCGAGGGGTGTCTCGGCAGCAGCGCCTCCTGCACCGGGACCTGTCCAGTGAGGAGGGGGTGGATACAGCCAGCGGGGTCATggtggagaggaagatgagcCTGGAGAAGGGCTACCGCCGGGCTCTTGCCAAGGCCTTCCAGACGCACCCTAACCAGGTGGACTTCACCAAGCCAGACCAGGCAGTCAGCATCATCAACTCATGGGTCTCAGACCACACTGGAG GTGCCATCCCTGAGTTCCTGGCGTCTGGCTCTCTGAGTGATGAGACCCGCCTGGTCCTTCTTAATGCTCTCCACTTCCAAGGCCTCTGGAAGGTTCCCTTTGACCCCAAAATGACACAAGAGAGGATGTTCCACTGTGCCAATGGCAGCAGTGTGCCCTTGCACATGATGAGACTCACCAACCGCTTCCACTATG GCGAGTTTGTGACTGCCGAAGGGGTGGACTATGATGTCATTGAGGTCCCATATGAGGGTGATTCACTGAGCATGTTCCTGGTATCACCGTTCGAGCCTGAAGTTCCACTGAGCACGCTCAGTGGGGATTTGAACAGCCAGAGGATTAAGCAGTGGAGAACAGAGATGAGGAATGTCAAGCGTCAGCTGGCCATGCCCAG GTTTACTCTGAACTCTGAGGTGGATTTGAAGGCTTCTCTGCTCAAAATGGGTCTGGGAGACATGTTCAACCTGGCTACTGCTGACTTCACCCGCATCACCA CCGAtgagaggctgtgtgtgtcgAAGGTTCTGCAGAGAGTGAAGATCGAGGTGAATGAGCAAGGAACCAAGGGAGCAGCAGCAACAG CTGCCGTGATGTTTTCTCGTATGGCAGTGGAGGAGATCACTCTGGACAgacccttcctcttcctcatccagcacaaacaaacag GTGCTGTTCTGTTCATGGGCCAGTTCAACCAGCCTCAACAACATTAA